A genomic region of Cloacibacillus sp. contains the following coding sequences:
- the miaB gene encoding tRNA (N6-isopentenyl adenosine(37)-C2)-methylthiotransferase MiaB: MHKFSIRVFGCQMNSYDGDRLRTAMMHQKWQEVPDGEADVVILVTCSIREKAEQKVASEIGRYDAVYKKKKSPAVVLVGCMAQRIGREMAKKFSCVRLVSGPRHLGLVPQAVTEISAETPPRFFMDDDPRALLDLDVVPTARTNPFKAYVTITYGCDRFCSYCIVPYVRGRLQSRAAADILKETRTLIDGGVKEITLLGQNVDAYGKDLNNRYGFASLLRDVANQPGLTRLRFATSHPKDFDEDILAVMRERADICRAINLPVQAGSDRILREMNRGYTSGQYLALVDRIREALPDVSLTTDLIVGFPGETEEDFRASYELLQEVKFDIVHTAAYSPREGTRAAMMEGQIDNRVKAARLNEINALQAQVARSANEGYVGAEFEILADGPAPRGEGKIQGRTMTDKVVIIPGSEEDFGRLIPVRIVRASHWSLEGERI, from the coding sequence TTGCATAAATTTTCAATCAGGGTATTTGGCTGCCAGATGAATTCCTACGACGGAGACCGTCTTCGTACCGCTATGATGCATCAGAAGTGGCAGGAGGTCCCCGACGGGGAGGCCGACGTGGTCATTCTCGTCACCTGCAGTATCCGCGAAAAGGCGGAACAGAAGGTCGCCAGTGAGATCGGGCGTTATGACGCCGTATATAAGAAAAAGAAGAGCCCCGCGGTGGTGCTTGTCGGCTGTATGGCGCAGCGCATCGGCCGCGAGATGGCGAAGAAGTTTTCCTGTGTCCGCCTGGTCTCCGGCCCCCGCCATTTGGGGCTTGTGCCGCAGGCGGTGACGGAAATATCCGCGGAGACGCCGCCGCGCTTCTTTATGGACGACGACCCGCGCGCGCTGCTCGACCTCGACGTCGTGCCGACGGCGCGCACAAATCCATTTAAAGCCTATGTGACAATCACCTACGGCTGCGACCGCTTCTGCTCTTACTGTATCGTCCCCTATGTCAGGGGGAGGCTGCAGTCGCGCGCCGCGGCGGATATCTTAAAGGAGACGCGTACGCTTATCGACGGCGGTGTTAAGGAGATAACGCTTCTTGGGCAAAATGTAGACGCCTACGGTAAGGACCTGAATAACAGATATGGTTTCGCCTCGCTGCTTCGTGATGTAGCAAACCAGCCCGGCCTGACGCGCCTTCGTTTTGCGACCTCGCATCCGAAGGATTTTGACGAGGATATTCTTGCGGTGATGCGGGAACGCGCCGATATCTGCCGCGCGATAAACCTTCCCGTGCAGGCCGGCAGCGACCGGATACTGCGCGAGATGAACCGCGGTTATACATCGGGGCAGTATCTCGCGCTTGTCGACCGGATACGCGAAGCCTTGCCCGACGTGAGCCTCACGACGGACCTCATCGTCGGCTTTCCCGGCGAGACGGAGGAGGATTTCCGCGCCTCATACGAGCTTCTGCAAGAGGTGAAGTTTGATATCGTTCACACCGCGGCGTATTCGCCGCGCGAGGGCACGCGGGCGGCGATGATGGAGGGGCAGATAGACAATCGAGTCAAGGCGGCCCGCCTCAACGAGATAAATGCGCTGCAGGCGCAGGTAGCCCGCAGCGCCAACGAGGGGTATGTCGGCGCGGAGTTTGAGATTCTGGCCGACGGTCCTGCGCCGCGCGGCGAGGGGAAGATTCAGGGACGGACGATGACCGACAAGGTCGTGATCATTCCCGGTTCGGAAGAGGATTTCGGCAGG